A genome region from Meriones unguiculatus strain TT.TT164.6M chromosome 2, Bangor_MerUng_6.1, whole genome shotgun sequence includes the following:
- the C2H18orf54 gene encoding lung adenoma susceptibility protein 2 isoform X1: protein MAKSNTKRRVCSRESSVSSLLASGSPSGSFFNSDSSFCYKDRLYRSASEALQAYIDDFDLSREHAGPDTGNANPDGESSYMRRFPSGVWKPNSAFEDLDHRQHFNSLHYRRETVNDMDSISLTTDDLLRLPADGSLSFTHVIPSHLPSRKNKNYSGRWDSLDIKKNPNFHVDSTFKSKDNVVTPTIYANVNGKKCGSFRTPKPMNRNNKCVLESSLSFSKKSSFKDSSEQNPERNYPRWLTSQKSDLNVSGVTSLPDFKYPIWLHNQDLLPDANSQRAYNLFNGDEYSPRHSYQTQRTTKLTNKVDCFEYSFEPSNCTDTFSEYEGLANEYKCHSENPLLPGQSPKPFCGDKIELLILKAKKNLRQSTNDVPKPMEKDDSPCSLDQLEAERSWENVPVTFKSPVPVKADDSPQQSSRIQCINKLPDNFLNDDNQSSTLSGGKHHGPVEALKQMLFNLQAVQESFSQNKNPKPEEDIKQQPSNTCTFWLSFSSSSANVSWTSPMPNPLLSVLTTPGRQEICCIRG from the exons ATGGCAAAATCAAATACAAAGCGCAGAGTTTGTTCTCGGGAATCATCAGTATCTTCTCTCCTGGCAAGCGGCAGCCCAAGTGGTAGTTTCTTCAACTCTGACAGCTCTTTTTGCTACAAGGACAGACTGTACCGCTCTGCTTCTGAGGCTCTGCAGGCCTATATTGACGATTTTGACCTAAGCAGGGAACACGCTGGCCCAGACACTGGCAACGCAAACCCTGATGGCGAGTCCAGTTATATGCGGCGATTTCCCAGTGGTGTGTGGAAACCAAACAGTG CTTTTGAAGATCTTGATCACAGACAGCATTTTAATTCCTTACACTATAGAAGAGAGACTGTTAATGACATGGACTCCATTAGTCTGACAACGGATGATTTGTTAAGACTTCCAGCGGATGGATCCTTATCCTTCACTCATGTTATACCTAGTCACCTTCCAAGCAggaaaaacaagaactacagTGGAAGATGGGATTCATTGGACATTAAAAAGAATCCAAATTTTCATGTAGACTCTACTTTCAAGAGCAAGGATAATGTAGTTACTCCTACTATATATGCAAATGTAAATGGAAAGAAATGTGGTAGTTTCAGAACCCCAAAACCTATgaatagaaataataaatgtGTTTTGGAATCATCTTTATCTTTTTCTAAAAAGTCATCTTTCAAGGACAGTTCAGAACAAAATCCTGAAAGGAATTATCCAAGATGGCTCACTAGCCAGAAATCTGACCTTAATGTTTCAGGGGTCACTAGTCTACCTGATTTTAAGTATCCAATTTGGCTCCATAATCAAGACTTACTGCCAGATGCAAATAGTCAAAGGGCTTATAACTTATTTAATGGAGATGAATATTCTCCTAGACATAGTTACCAGACACAAAGAACTACCAAGCTTACAAACAAAGTAGATTGTTTTGAATATTCTTTTGAACCTTCAAACTGTACAGATACCTTCAGTGAGTATGAAGGATTAGCTAATGAATATAAATGTCATAGTGAGAATCCACTTCTCCCAGGACAATCCCCAAAGCCATTCTGtg gtGACAAAATTGAATTGCTTATCCTGAAGGCTAAGAAGAACCTCAGGCAGTCTACTAATGACGTCCCAAAGCCCATGGAAAAGGATGATAGTCCCTGCTCCTTAGATCAACTTGAAGCCGAGCGATCATGGGAAAATGTCCCTGTTACTTT CAAATCTCCTGTCCCAGTTAAAGCTGATGACAGTCCTCAACAAAGTTCTAGAATACAATGTATTAATAAACTTCCTGACAACTTTTTAAATGATGATAATCAG AGCTCTACTCTATCTGGAGGCAAACATCATGGTCCCGTTGAAGCCTTGAAACAAATGTTGTTTAACCTTCAAGCAGTACAAGAAAGTTTTAGTCAGAATAAAAATCCGAAGCCAGAAGAAGATATTAAACAA CAGCCCAGCAATACTTGCACTTTTTGGCTTTCCTTCTCTAGCTCCTCTGCTAATGTTTCTTGGACCTCTCCTATGCCGAATCCCCTACTTTCTGTTCTAACAACTCCTGGCCGGCAGGAAATTTGCT GTATCAGAGGATGA
- the C2H18orf54 gene encoding lung adenoma susceptibility protein 2 isoform X3, with the protein MAKSNTKRRVCSRESSVSSLLASGSPSGSFFNSDSSFCYKDRLYRSASEALQAYIDDFDLSREHAGPDTGNANPDGESSYMRRFPSGVWKPNSAFEDLDHRQHFNSLHYRRETVNDMDSISLTTDDLLRLPADGSLSFTHVIPSHLPSRKNKNYSGRWDSLDIKKNPNFHVDSTFKSKDNVVTPTIYANVNGKKCGSFRTPKPMNRNNKCVLESSLSFSKKSSFKDSSEQNPERNYPRWLTSQKSDLNVSGVTSLPDFKYPIWLHNQDLLPDANSQRAYNLFNGDEYSPRHSYQTQRTTKLTNKVDCFEYSFEPSNCTDTFSEYEGLANEYKCHSENPLLPGQSPKPFCGDKIELLILKAKKNLRQSTNDVPKPMEKDDSPCSLDQLEAERSWENVPVTFKSPVPVKADDSPQQSSRIQCINKLPDNFLNDDNQVSEDDLQLKENMIPITASLQKALDHLSRLRELVDDTSGKQSPKM; encoded by the exons ATGGCAAAATCAAATACAAAGCGCAGAGTTTGTTCTCGGGAATCATCAGTATCTTCTCTCCTGGCAAGCGGCAGCCCAAGTGGTAGTTTCTTCAACTCTGACAGCTCTTTTTGCTACAAGGACAGACTGTACCGCTCTGCTTCTGAGGCTCTGCAGGCCTATATTGACGATTTTGACCTAAGCAGGGAACACGCTGGCCCAGACACTGGCAACGCAAACCCTGATGGCGAGTCCAGTTATATGCGGCGATTTCCCAGTGGTGTGTGGAAACCAAACAGTG CTTTTGAAGATCTTGATCACAGACAGCATTTTAATTCCTTACACTATAGAAGAGAGACTGTTAATGACATGGACTCCATTAGTCTGACAACGGATGATTTGTTAAGACTTCCAGCGGATGGATCCTTATCCTTCACTCATGTTATACCTAGTCACCTTCCAAGCAggaaaaacaagaactacagTGGAAGATGGGATTCATTGGACATTAAAAAGAATCCAAATTTTCATGTAGACTCTACTTTCAAGAGCAAGGATAATGTAGTTACTCCTACTATATATGCAAATGTAAATGGAAAGAAATGTGGTAGTTTCAGAACCCCAAAACCTATgaatagaaataataaatgtGTTTTGGAATCATCTTTATCTTTTTCTAAAAAGTCATCTTTCAAGGACAGTTCAGAACAAAATCCTGAAAGGAATTATCCAAGATGGCTCACTAGCCAGAAATCTGACCTTAATGTTTCAGGGGTCACTAGTCTACCTGATTTTAAGTATCCAATTTGGCTCCATAATCAAGACTTACTGCCAGATGCAAATAGTCAAAGGGCTTATAACTTATTTAATGGAGATGAATATTCTCCTAGACATAGTTACCAGACACAAAGAACTACCAAGCTTACAAACAAAGTAGATTGTTTTGAATATTCTTTTGAACCTTCAAACTGTACAGATACCTTCAGTGAGTATGAAGGATTAGCTAATGAATATAAATGTCATAGTGAGAATCCACTTCTCCCAGGACAATCCCCAAAGCCATTCTGtg gtGACAAAATTGAATTGCTTATCCTGAAGGCTAAGAAGAACCTCAGGCAGTCTACTAATGACGTCCCAAAGCCCATGGAAAAGGATGATAGTCCCTGCTCCTTAGATCAACTTGAAGCCGAGCGATCATGGGAAAATGTCCCTGTTACTTT CAAATCTCCTGTCCCAGTTAAAGCTGATGACAGTCCTCAACAAAGTTCTAGAATACAATGTATTAATAAACTTCCTGACAACTTTTTAAATGATGATAATCAG GTATCAGAGGATGATTTACAATTAAaggaaaatatgattccaattaCTGCATCTCTTCAAAA
- the C2H18orf54 gene encoding lung adenoma susceptibility protein 2 isoform X2 yields MAKSNTKRRVCSRESSVSSLLASGSPSGSFFNSDSSFCYKDRLYRSASEALQAYIDDFDLSREHAGPDTGNANPDGESSYMRRFPSGVWKPNSAFEDLDHRQHFNSLHYRRETVNDMDSISLTTDDLLRLPADGSLSFTHVIPSHLPSRKNKNYSGRWDSLDIKKNPNFHVDSTFKSKDNVVTPTIYANVNGKKCGSFRTPKPMNRNNKCVLESSLSFSKKSSFKDSSEQNPERNYPRWLTSQKSDLNVSGVTSLPDFKYPIWLHNQDLLPDANSQRAYNLFNGDEYSPRHSYQTQRTTKLTNKVDCFEYSFEPSNCTDTFSEYEGLANEYKCHSENPLLPGQSPKPFCGDKIELLILKAKKNLRQSTNDVPKPMEKDDSPCSLDQLEAERSWENVPVTFKSPVPVKADDSPQQSSRIQCINKLPDNFLNDDNQSSTLSGGKHHGPVEALKQMLFNLQAVQESFSQNKNPKPEEDIKQVSEDDLQLKENMIPITASLQKALDHLSRLRELVDDTSGKQSPKM; encoded by the exons ATGGCAAAATCAAATACAAAGCGCAGAGTTTGTTCTCGGGAATCATCAGTATCTTCTCTCCTGGCAAGCGGCAGCCCAAGTGGTAGTTTCTTCAACTCTGACAGCTCTTTTTGCTACAAGGACAGACTGTACCGCTCTGCTTCTGAGGCTCTGCAGGCCTATATTGACGATTTTGACCTAAGCAGGGAACACGCTGGCCCAGACACTGGCAACGCAAACCCTGATGGCGAGTCCAGTTATATGCGGCGATTTCCCAGTGGTGTGTGGAAACCAAACAGTG CTTTTGAAGATCTTGATCACAGACAGCATTTTAATTCCTTACACTATAGAAGAGAGACTGTTAATGACATGGACTCCATTAGTCTGACAACGGATGATTTGTTAAGACTTCCAGCGGATGGATCCTTATCCTTCACTCATGTTATACCTAGTCACCTTCCAAGCAggaaaaacaagaactacagTGGAAGATGGGATTCATTGGACATTAAAAAGAATCCAAATTTTCATGTAGACTCTACTTTCAAGAGCAAGGATAATGTAGTTACTCCTACTATATATGCAAATGTAAATGGAAAGAAATGTGGTAGTTTCAGAACCCCAAAACCTATgaatagaaataataaatgtGTTTTGGAATCATCTTTATCTTTTTCTAAAAAGTCATCTTTCAAGGACAGTTCAGAACAAAATCCTGAAAGGAATTATCCAAGATGGCTCACTAGCCAGAAATCTGACCTTAATGTTTCAGGGGTCACTAGTCTACCTGATTTTAAGTATCCAATTTGGCTCCATAATCAAGACTTACTGCCAGATGCAAATAGTCAAAGGGCTTATAACTTATTTAATGGAGATGAATATTCTCCTAGACATAGTTACCAGACACAAAGAACTACCAAGCTTACAAACAAAGTAGATTGTTTTGAATATTCTTTTGAACCTTCAAACTGTACAGATACCTTCAGTGAGTATGAAGGATTAGCTAATGAATATAAATGTCATAGTGAGAATCCACTTCTCCCAGGACAATCCCCAAAGCCATTCTGtg gtGACAAAATTGAATTGCTTATCCTGAAGGCTAAGAAGAACCTCAGGCAGTCTACTAATGACGTCCCAAAGCCCATGGAAAAGGATGATAGTCCCTGCTCCTTAGATCAACTTGAAGCCGAGCGATCATGGGAAAATGTCCCTGTTACTTT CAAATCTCCTGTCCCAGTTAAAGCTGATGACAGTCCTCAACAAAGTTCTAGAATACAATGTATTAATAAACTTCCTGACAACTTTTTAAATGATGATAATCAG AGCTCTACTCTATCTGGAGGCAAACATCATGGTCCCGTTGAAGCCTTGAAACAAATGTTGTTTAACCTTCAAGCAGTACAAGAAAGTTTTAGTCAGAATAAAAATCCGAAGCCAGAAGAAGATATTAAACAA GTATCAGAGGATGATTTACAATTAAaggaaaatatgattccaattaCTGCATCTCTTCAAAA
- the C2H18orf54 gene encoding lung adenoma susceptibility protein 2 isoform X4, producing the protein MAKSNTKRRVCSRESSVSSLLASGSPSGSFFNSDSSFCYKDRLYRSASEALQAYIDDFDLSREHAGPDTGNANPDGESSYMRRFPSGVWKPNSAFEDLDHRQHFNSLHYRRETVNDMDSISLTTDDLLRLPADGSLSFTHVIPSHLPSRKNKNYSGRWDSLDIKKNPNFHGVFLKLGDKIELLILKAKKNLRQSTNDVPKPMEKDDSPCSLDQLEAERSWENVPVTFKSPVPVKADDSPQQSSRIQCINKLPDNFLNDDNQSSTLSGGKHHGPVEALKQMLFNLQAVQESFSQNKNPKPEEDIKQVSEDDLQLKENMIPITASLQKALDHLSRLRELVDDTSGKQSPKM; encoded by the exons ATGGCAAAATCAAATACAAAGCGCAGAGTTTGTTCTCGGGAATCATCAGTATCTTCTCTCCTGGCAAGCGGCAGCCCAAGTGGTAGTTTCTTCAACTCTGACAGCTCTTTTTGCTACAAGGACAGACTGTACCGCTCTGCTTCTGAGGCTCTGCAGGCCTATATTGACGATTTTGACCTAAGCAGGGAACACGCTGGCCCAGACACTGGCAACGCAAACCCTGATGGCGAGTCCAGTTATATGCGGCGATTTCCCAGTGGTGTGTGGAAACCAAACAGTG CTTTTGAAGATCTTGATCACAGACAGCATTTTAATTCCTTACACTATAGAAGAGAGACTGTTAATGACATGGACTCCATTAGTCTGACAACGGATGATTTGTTAAGACTTCCAGCGGATGGATCCTTATCCTTCACTCATGTTATACCTAGTCACCTTCCAAGCAggaaaaacaagaactacagTGGAAGATGGGATTCATTGGACATTAAAAAGAATCCAAATTTTCAT GG agtgtttttaaaattaggtGACAAAATTGAATTGCTTATCCTGAAGGCTAAGAAGAACCTCAGGCAGTCTACTAATGACGTCCCAAAGCCCATGGAAAAGGATGATAGTCCCTGCTCCTTAGATCAACTTGAAGCCGAGCGATCATGGGAAAATGTCCCTGTTACTTT CAAATCTCCTGTCCCAGTTAAAGCTGATGACAGTCCTCAACAAAGTTCTAGAATACAATGTATTAATAAACTTCCTGACAACTTTTTAAATGATGATAATCAG AGCTCTACTCTATCTGGAGGCAAACATCATGGTCCCGTTGAAGCCTTGAAACAAATGTTGTTTAACCTTCAAGCAGTACAAGAAAGTTTTAGTCAGAATAAAAATCCGAAGCCAGAAGAAGATATTAAACAA GTATCAGAGGATGATTTACAATTAAaggaaaatatgattccaattaCTGCATCTCTTCAAAA